A genomic window from Anticarsia gemmatalis isolate Benzon Research Colony breed Stoneville strain chromosome 22, ilAntGemm2 primary, whole genome shotgun sequence includes:
- the LOC142982718 gene encoding influenza virus NS1A-binding protein homolog isoform X4 has translation MTGGDAEDSEGEEALALELELSLSDDAAPARVLAALNALRKSRQHYDTVLVAGGAEVPAHRAVLAAASPYLLEALAPPAAAAPPAYRVDDVDADALRDLVEYAYTGRLRVREPAAARRLYRAAWRLRLEPVRAHLAERLLRRVAPPDALELRALPDLAPPQLAALDAYIARHFTDICASGALAALPLLRIEMLRESSAEGGEETALAVADAALVWLRDQNAVDVDLDELCQRVHLLYVDSTGALRDCGELPAARGDAPELQEYRREAAQRGRNQRRAAPEPDVPARALPPLPLQLGARAPRGDCAVLAAQRVEGSARATRALLSLRGRLAAARVCWRDVAAGGGMARGGVLGAGAEPAESERRARLAHGRCAHGTAALAGALLVCGGYDRARVLRGAELYSPATNEWTALPDMRGARARFPVARLGDDVYALGGSDGHAELDSVDVFGGGAWRAAPRLPLALSHAAAAVDEERRELYLIGGWAGGLSLKRVLRFSAEAGAWSEAPPLGAGRSQCGAAHWAGALWALGGCDAWHCLAGTETLRLGEAGAGWAPGPALPTARRSVGAAVWRGQLVAAGGSDGAASLRRTEWLAAGAGAWRAGPALRRPRAALGLVALDDVLYAVGGFDGKEFLACVECLYEPDGEWTTLCAPPAPHAPLPAAAEREEQ, from the exons ATGACAG GCGGCGACGCCGAGGACAGCGAGGGCGAGGAGGCGCTGGCGCTGGAGCTCGAGCTGTCGCTGAGCGACGACGCGGCGCCGGCGCGCGTGCTGGCCGCGCTCAACGCGCTGCGCAAGTCGCGCCAGCACTACGACACCGTGCTGGTGGCGGGCGGCGCCGAGGTGCCCGCGCACCGCGCCGTGCTGGCGGCCGCCTCGCCCTACCTGCTGGAGGCGctggcgccgcccgccgccgccgcgccgcccgcctaCCGCGTGGACGACGTGGACGCCGACGCGCTGCGCGACCTCGTGGAGTACGCCTACACGGGCCGCCTGCGCGTGCGCGAGcccgcggcggcgcggcgcctgTACCGCGCGGCGTGGCGCCTGCGCCTCGAGCCCGTGCGCGCGCACCTCGCCGAGCGCCTGCTGCGCCGCGTGGCGCCGCCCGACGCGCTGGAGCTGCGCGCGCTGCCCGACCTGGCGCCGCCGCAGCTGGCGGCGCTCGACGCCTACATCGCGCGCCACTTCACCGACATCTGCGCCAGCGGCGCGCTGGCCGCGCTGCCGCTGCTGCGCATCGAGATGCTGCGCGAGAGCAGCGCCGAGGGCGGCGAGGAGACGGCGCTCGCGGTCGCCGACGCCGCGCTCGTCTGGCTCCGCGACCAGAACGCCGTGGACGTCGAC TTGGACGAGCTGTGCCAGCGCGTCCACCTGCTGTACGTGGACTCGACGGGCGCGCTGCGCGACTGCGGCGAGCTGCCGGCGGCGCGCGGCGACGCGCCCGAACTGCAGGAGTACCGGCGCGAGGCGGCGCAGCGCGGCCGCAaccagcgccgcgccgcgcccgagCCCGACGTGCCCGCGCGCGCCCTGCCGCCGCTGCCGCTGCAGCTCGGGGCGCGCGCGCCTCGCGGCGACTGCGCCGTACTCGCCGCGCAACGCGTGGAAG GAAGCGCTCGCGCCACTCGCGCGCTGCTGTCGCTGCGCGGGCGCCTGGCGGCGGCGCGCGTGTGCTGGCGCGACgtggcggcgggcggcggcatGGCGCGCGGCGGCGTGCTGGGCGCGGGCGCCGAGCCGGCCGAGAGCGAGCGGCGCGCGCGCCTGGCGCACGGCCGCTGCGCGCACGGCACGGCGGCGCTGGCGGGCGCGCTGCTGGTGTGCGGCGGCTACGACCGCGCGCGCGTGCTGCGCGGCGCCGAGCTGTACTCGCCCGCCACCAACGAGTGGACGGCGCTGCCCGACATGCGCGGGGCGCGCGCGCGCTTCCCGGTGGCGCGCCTCGGCGACGACGTGTACGCGCTCGGCGGCAGCGACGGCCACGCCGAGCTCGACTCGGTGGACGTGTTCGGCGGCGGCGCGTGGCGCGCGGCCCCGCGCCTGCCGCTGGCGCTGtcgcacgccgccgccgccgtggACGAGGAGCGGCGCGAGCTGTACCTGATCGGCGGCTGGGCGGGCGGCCTGAGCCTGAAGCGCGTGCTGCGATTCTCGGCCGAGGCGGGCGCGTGGAGCGAGGCGCCGCCGCTGGGCGCGGGCCGCTCGCAGTGCGGCGCCGCGCACTGGGCGGGCGCGCTGTGGGCGCTGGGCGGCTGCGACGCGTGGCACTGCCTGGCCGGCACGGAGACGCTGCGCCTGGGCGAGGCGGGCGCGGGCTGGGCGCCGGGCCCCGCGCTGCCCACGGCGCGGCGCTCGGTGGGCGCGGCCGTGTGGCGCGGCCAGCTGGTGGCGGCGGGCGGCTCGGACGGCGCGGCGTCGCTGCGGCGCACGGAGTGgctggcggcgggcgcgggcgcgtgGCGCGCCGGGCCCGCGCTGCGGCGGCCGCGCGCCGCTCTCGGGCTGGTGGCGCTGGACGACGTGCTGTACGCGGTGGGCGGCTTCGACGGCAAGGAGTTCCTGGCGTGCGTGGAGTGCCTGTACGAGCCGGACGGCGAGTGGACCACGCTgtgcgcgccgcccgcgccccaCGCGCCGCTGCCCGCCGCCGCCGAGCGCGAGGAGCAGTGa
- the LOC142982718 gene encoding influenza virus NS1A-binding protein homolog isoform X3: MKPHDDYRNGDGGDAEDSEGEEALALELELSLSDDAAPARVLAALNALRKSRQHYDTVLVAGGAEVPAHRAVLAAASPYLLEALAPPAAAAPPAYRVDDVDADALRDLVEYAYTGRLRVREPAAARRLYRAAWRLRLEPVRAHLAERLLRRVAPPDALELRALPDLAPPQLAALDAYIARHFTDICASGALAALPLLRIEMLRESSAEGGEETALAVADAALVWLRDQNAVDVDLDELCQRVHLLYVDSTGALRDCGELPAARGDAPELQEYRREAAQRGRNQRRAAPEPDVPARALPPLPLQLGARAPRGDCAVLAAQRVEGSARATRALLSLRGRLAAARVCWRDVAAGGGMARGGVLGAGAEPAESERRARLAHGRCAHGTAALAGALLVCGGYDRARVLRGAELYSPATNEWTALPDMRGARARFPVARLGDDVYALGGSDGHAELDSVDVFGGGAWRAAPRLPLALSHAAAAVDEERRELYLIGGWAGGLSLKRVLRFSAEAGAWSEAPPLGAGRSQCGAAHWAGALWALGGCDAWHCLAGTETLRLGEAGAGWAPGPALPTARRSVGAAVWRGQLVAAGGSDGAASLRRTEWLAAGAGAWRAGPALRRPRAALGLVALDDVLYAVGGFDGKEFLACVECLYEPDGEWTTLCAPPAPHAPLPAAAEREEQ, encoded by the exons ATGAAGCCGCACGACGACTATAGGAACGGCGATG GCGGCGACGCCGAGGACAGCGAGGGCGAGGAGGCGCTGGCGCTGGAGCTCGAGCTGTCGCTGAGCGACGACGCGGCGCCGGCGCGCGTGCTGGCCGCGCTCAACGCGCTGCGCAAGTCGCGCCAGCACTACGACACCGTGCTGGTGGCGGGCGGCGCCGAGGTGCCCGCGCACCGCGCCGTGCTGGCGGCCGCCTCGCCCTACCTGCTGGAGGCGctggcgccgcccgccgccgccgcgccgcccgcctaCCGCGTGGACGACGTGGACGCCGACGCGCTGCGCGACCTCGTGGAGTACGCCTACACGGGCCGCCTGCGCGTGCGCGAGcccgcggcggcgcggcgcctgTACCGCGCGGCGTGGCGCCTGCGCCTCGAGCCCGTGCGCGCGCACCTCGCCGAGCGCCTGCTGCGCCGCGTGGCGCCGCCCGACGCGCTGGAGCTGCGCGCGCTGCCCGACCTGGCGCCGCCGCAGCTGGCGGCGCTCGACGCCTACATCGCGCGCCACTTCACCGACATCTGCGCCAGCGGCGCGCTGGCCGCGCTGCCGCTGCTGCGCATCGAGATGCTGCGCGAGAGCAGCGCCGAGGGCGGCGAGGAGACGGCGCTCGCGGTCGCCGACGCCGCGCTCGTCTGGCTCCGCGACCAGAACGCCGTGGACGTCGAC TTGGACGAGCTGTGCCAGCGCGTCCACCTGCTGTACGTGGACTCGACGGGCGCGCTGCGCGACTGCGGCGAGCTGCCGGCGGCGCGCGGCGACGCGCCCGAACTGCAGGAGTACCGGCGCGAGGCGGCGCAGCGCGGCCGCAaccagcgccgcgccgcgcccgagCCCGACGTGCCCGCGCGCGCCCTGCCGCCGCTGCCGCTGCAGCTCGGGGCGCGCGCGCCTCGCGGCGACTGCGCCGTACTCGCCGCGCAACGCGTGGAAG GAAGCGCTCGCGCCACTCGCGCGCTGCTGTCGCTGCGCGGGCGCCTGGCGGCGGCGCGCGTGTGCTGGCGCGACgtggcggcgggcggcggcatGGCGCGCGGCGGCGTGCTGGGCGCGGGCGCCGAGCCGGCCGAGAGCGAGCGGCGCGCGCGCCTGGCGCACGGCCGCTGCGCGCACGGCACGGCGGCGCTGGCGGGCGCGCTGCTGGTGTGCGGCGGCTACGACCGCGCGCGCGTGCTGCGCGGCGCCGAGCTGTACTCGCCCGCCACCAACGAGTGGACGGCGCTGCCCGACATGCGCGGGGCGCGCGCGCGCTTCCCGGTGGCGCGCCTCGGCGACGACGTGTACGCGCTCGGCGGCAGCGACGGCCACGCCGAGCTCGACTCGGTGGACGTGTTCGGCGGCGGCGCGTGGCGCGCGGCCCCGCGCCTGCCGCTGGCGCTGtcgcacgccgccgccgccgtggACGAGGAGCGGCGCGAGCTGTACCTGATCGGCGGCTGGGCGGGCGGCCTGAGCCTGAAGCGCGTGCTGCGATTCTCGGCCGAGGCGGGCGCGTGGAGCGAGGCGCCGCCGCTGGGCGCGGGCCGCTCGCAGTGCGGCGCCGCGCACTGGGCGGGCGCGCTGTGGGCGCTGGGCGGCTGCGACGCGTGGCACTGCCTGGCCGGCACGGAGACGCTGCGCCTGGGCGAGGCGGGCGCGGGCTGGGCGCCGGGCCCCGCGCTGCCCACGGCGCGGCGCTCGGTGGGCGCGGCCGTGTGGCGCGGCCAGCTGGTGGCGGCGGGCGGCTCGGACGGCGCGGCGTCGCTGCGGCGCACGGAGTGgctggcggcgggcgcgggcgcgtgGCGCGCCGGGCCCGCGCTGCGGCGGCCGCGCGCCGCTCTCGGGCTGGTGGCGCTGGACGACGTGCTGTACGCGGTGGGCGGCTTCGACGGCAAGGAGTTCCTGGCGTGCGTGGAGTGCCTGTACGAGCCGGACGGCGAGTGGACCACGCTgtgcgcgccgcccgcgccccaCGCGCCGCTGCCCGCCGCCGCCGAGCGCGAGGAGCAGTGa
- the LOC142982718 gene encoding uncharacterized protein LOC142982718 isoform X1 codes for MSVVCVCRRRRRGQRGRGGAGAGARAVAERRRGAGARAGRAQRAAQVAPALRHRAGGGRRRGARAPRRAGGRLALPAGGAGAARRRRAARLPRGRRGRRRAARPRGVRLHGPPARARARGGAAPVPRGVAPAPRARARAPRRAPAAPRGAARRAGAARAARPGAAAAGGARRLHRAPLHRHLRQRRAGRAAAAAHRDAAREQRRGRRGDGARGRRRRARLAPRPERRGRRLGRAVPARPPAVRGLDGRAARLRRAAGGARRRARTAGVPARGGAARPQPAPRRARARRARARPAAAAAAARGARASRRLRRTRRATRGRKRSRHSRAAVAARAPGGGARVLARRGGGRRHGARRRAGRGRRAGRERAARAPGARPLRARHGGAGGRAAGVRRLRPRARAARRRAVLARHQRVDGAARHARGARALPGGAPRRRRVRARRQRRPRRARLGGRVRRRRVARGPAPAAGAVARRRRRGRGAARAVPDRRLGGRPEPEARAAILGRGGRVERGAAAGRGPLAVRRRALGGRAVGAGRLRRVALPGRHGDAAPGRGGRGLGAGPRAAHGAALGGRGRVARPAGGGGRLGRRGVAAAHGVAGGGRGRVARRARAAAAARRSRAGGAGRRAVRGGRLRRQGVPGVRGVPVRAGRRVDHAVRAARAPRAAARRRRARGAVTAARGGRHVPHVSHASDVSHARVDASHAAGARRRRAALARAAASDSPALGVRRRERPSSIA; via the exons ATGAGCGTGGTGTGCGTGTGCAGGCGGCGACGCCGAGGACAGCGAGGGCGAGGAGGCGCTGGCGCTGGAGCTCGAGCTGTCGCTGAGCGACGACGCGGCGCCGGCGCGCGTGCTGGCCGCGCTCAACGCGCTGCGCAAGTCGCGCCAGCACTACGACACCGTGCTGGTGGCGGGCGGCGCCGAGGTGCCCGCGCACCGCGCCGTGCTGGCGGCCGCCTCGCCCTACCTGCTGGAGGCGctggcgccgcccgccgccgccgcgccgcccgcctaCCGCGTGGACGACGTGGACGCCGACGCGCTGCGCGACCTCGTGGAGTACGCCTACACGGGCCGCCTGCGCGTGCGCGAGcccgcggcggcgcggcgcctgTACCGCGCGGCGTGGCGCCTGCGCCTCGAGCCCGTGCGCGCGCACCTCGCCGAGCGCCTGCTGCGCCGCGTGGCGCCGCCCGACGCGCTGGAGCTGCGCGCGCTGCCCGACCTGGCGCCGCCGCAGCTGGCGGCGCTCGACGCCTACATCGCGCGCCACTTCACCGACATCTGCGCCAGCGGCGCGCTGGCCGCGCTGCCGCTGCTGCGCATCGAGATGCTGCGCGAGAGCAGCGCCGAGGGCGGCGAGGAGACGGCGCTCGCGGTCGCCGACGCCGCGCTCGTCTGGCTCCGCGACCAGAACGCCGTGGACGTCGAC TTGGACGAGCTGTGCCAGCGCGTCCACCTGCTGTACGTGGACTCGACGGGCGCGCTGCGCGACTGCGGCGAGCTGCCGGCGGCGCGCGGCGACGCGCCCGAACTGCAGGAGTACCGGCGCGAGGCGGCGCAGCGCGGCCGCAaccagcgccgcgccgcgcccgagCCCGACGTGCCCGCGCGCGCCCTGCCGCCGCTGCCGCTGCAGCTCGGGGCGCGCGCGCCTCGCGGCGACTGCGCCGTACTCGCCGCGCAACGCGTGGAAG GAAGCGCTCGCGCCACTCGCGCGCTGCTGTCGCTGCGCGGGCGCCTGGCGGCGGCGCGCGTGTGCTGGCGCGACgtggcggcgggcggcggcatGGCGCGCGGCGGCGTGCTGGGCGCGGGCGCCGAGCCGGCCGAGAGCGAGCGGCGCGCGCGCCTGGCGCACGGCCGCTGCGCGCACGGCACGGCGGCGCTGGCGGGCGCGCTGCTGGTGTGCGGCGGCTACGACCGCGCGCGCGTGCTGCGCGGCGCCGAGCTGTACTCGCCCGCCACCAACGAGTGGACGGCGCTGCCCGACATGCGCGGGGCGCGCGCGCGCTTCCCGGTGGCGCGCCTCGGCGACGACGTGTACGCGCTCGGCGGCAGCGACGGCCACGCCGAGCTCGACTCGGTGGACGTGTTCGGCGGCGGCGCGTGGCGCGCGGCCCCGCGCCTGCCGCTGGCGCTGtcgcacgccgccgccgccgtggACGAGGAGCGGCGCGAGCTGTACCTGATCGGCGGCTGGGCGGGCGGCCTGAGCCTGAAGCGCGTGCTGCGATTCTCGGCCGAGGCGGGCGCGTGGAGCGAGGCGCCGCCGCTGGGCGCGGGCCGCTCGCAGTGCGGCGCCGCGCACTGGGCGGGCGCGCTGTGGGCGCTGGGCGGCTGCGACGCGTGGCACTGCCTGGCCGGCACGGAGACGCTGCGCCTGGGCGAGGCGGGCGCGGGCTGGGCGCCGGGCCCCGCGCTGCCCACGGCGCGGCGCTCGGTGGGCGCGGCCGTGTGGCGCGGCCAGCTGGTGGCGGCGGGCGGCTCGGACGGCGCGGCGTCGCTGCGGCGCACGGAGTGgctggcggcgggcgcgggcgcgtgGCGCGCCGGGCCCGCGCTGCGGCGGCCGCGCGCCGCTCTCGGGCTGGTGGCGCTGGACGACGTGCTGTACGCGGTGGGCGGCTTCGACGGCAAGGAGTTCCTGGCGTGCGTGGAGTGCCTGTACGAGCCGGACGGCGAGTGGACCACGCTgtgcgcgccgcccgcgccccaCGCGCCGCTGCCCGCCGCCGCCGAGCGCGAGGAGCAGTGacggcggcgcggggcgggcgCCACGTGCCCCACGTGTCCCACGCGTCCGACGTGTCCCACGCGCGTGTGGACGCGTCGCacgcggcgggcgcgcggcggcggcgggcggcgctaGCGCGGGCGGCGGCGTCAGACTCGCCCGCGCTGGGTGTACGTCGCAGGGAGCGGCCGAGTTCTATTGCTTAG
- the LOC142982718 gene encoding influenza virus NS1A-binding protein homolog isoform X2 yields the protein MTQSCDVSDERHTVWSSGGDAEDSEGEEALALELELSLSDDAAPARVLAALNALRKSRQHYDTVLVAGGAEVPAHRAVLAAASPYLLEALAPPAAAAPPAYRVDDVDADALRDLVEYAYTGRLRVREPAAARRLYRAAWRLRLEPVRAHLAERLLRRVAPPDALELRALPDLAPPQLAALDAYIARHFTDICASGALAALPLLRIEMLRESSAEGGEETALAVADAALVWLRDQNAVDVDLDELCQRVHLLYVDSTGALRDCGELPAARGDAPELQEYRREAAQRGRNQRRAAPEPDVPARALPPLPLQLGARAPRGDCAVLAAQRVEGSARATRALLSLRGRLAAARVCWRDVAAGGGMARGGVLGAGAEPAESERRARLAHGRCAHGTAALAGALLVCGGYDRARVLRGAELYSPATNEWTALPDMRGARARFPVARLGDDVYALGGSDGHAELDSVDVFGGGAWRAAPRLPLALSHAAAAVDEERRELYLIGGWAGGLSLKRVLRFSAEAGAWSEAPPLGAGRSQCGAAHWAGALWALGGCDAWHCLAGTETLRLGEAGAGWAPGPALPTARRSVGAAVWRGQLVAAGGSDGAASLRRTEWLAAGAGAWRAGPALRRPRAALGLVALDDVLYAVGGFDGKEFLACVECLYEPDGEWTTLCAPPAPHAPLPAAAEREEQ from the exons ATGACACAGAGTTGTGATGTCAGTGATGAGAGGCACACAGTGTGGAGCAGTG GCGGCGACGCCGAGGACAGCGAGGGCGAGGAGGCGCTGGCGCTGGAGCTCGAGCTGTCGCTGAGCGACGACGCGGCGCCGGCGCGCGTGCTGGCCGCGCTCAACGCGCTGCGCAAGTCGCGCCAGCACTACGACACCGTGCTGGTGGCGGGCGGCGCCGAGGTGCCCGCGCACCGCGCCGTGCTGGCGGCCGCCTCGCCCTACCTGCTGGAGGCGctggcgccgcccgccgccgccgcgccgcccgcctaCCGCGTGGACGACGTGGACGCCGACGCGCTGCGCGACCTCGTGGAGTACGCCTACACGGGCCGCCTGCGCGTGCGCGAGcccgcggcggcgcggcgcctgTACCGCGCGGCGTGGCGCCTGCGCCTCGAGCCCGTGCGCGCGCACCTCGCCGAGCGCCTGCTGCGCCGCGTGGCGCCGCCCGACGCGCTGGAGCTGCGCGCGCTGCCCGACCTGGCGCCGCCGCAGCTGGCGGCGCTCGACGCCTACATCGCGCGCCACTTCACCGACATCTGCGCCAGCGGCGCGCTGGCCGCGCTGCCGCTGCTGCGCATCGAGATGCTGCGCGAGAGCAGCGCCGAGGGCGGCGAGGAGACGGCGCTCGCGGTCGCCGACGCCGCGCTCGTCTGGCTCCGCGACCAGAACGCCGTGGACGTCGAC TTGGACGAGCTGTGCCAGCGCGTCCACCTGCTGTACGTGGACTCGACGGGCGCGCTGCGCGACTGCGGCGAGCTGCCGGCGGCGCGCGGCGACGCGCCCGAACTGCAGGAGTACCGGCGCGAGGCGGCGCAGCGCGGCCGCAaccagcgccgcgccgcgcccgagCCCGACGTGCCCGCGCGCGCCCTGCCGCCGCTGCCGCTGCAGCTCGGGGCGCGCGCGCCTCGCGGCGACTGCGCCGTACTCGCCGCGCAACGCGTGGAAG GAAGCGCTCGCGCCACTCGCGCGCTGCTGTCGCTGCGCGGGCGCCTGGCGGCGGCGCGCGTGTGCTGGCGCGACgtggcggcgggcggcggcatGGCGCGCGGCGGCGTGCTGGGCGCGGGCGCCGAGCCGGCCGAGAGCGAGCGGCGCGCGCGCCTGGCGCACGGCCGCTGCGCGCACGGCACGGCGGCGCTGGCGGGCGCGCTGCTGGTGTGCGGCGGCTACGACCGCGCGCGCGTGCTGCGCGGCGCCGAGCTGTACTCGCCCGCCACCAACGAGTGGACGGCGCTGCCCGACATGCGCGGGGCGCGCGCGCGCTTCCCGGTGGCGCGCCTCGGCGACGACGTGTACGCGCTCGGCGGCAGCGACGGCCACGCCGAGCTCGACTCGGTGGACGTGTTCGGCGGCGGCGCGTGGCGCGCGGCCCCGCGCCTGCCGCTGGCGCTGtcgcacgccgccgccgccgtggACGAGGAGCGGCGCGAGCTGTACCTGATCGGCGGCTGGGCGGGCGGCCTGAGCCTGAAGCGCGTGCTGCGATTCTCGGCCGAGGCGGGCGCGTGGAGCGAGGCGCCGCCGCTGGGCGCGGGCCGCTCGCAGTGCGGCGCCGCGCACTGGGCGGGCGCGCTGTGGGCGCTGGGCGGCTGCGACGCGTGGCACTGCCTGGCCGGCACGGAGACGCTGCGCCTGGGCGAGGCGGGCGCGGGCTGGGCGCCGGGCCCCGCGCTGCCCACGGCGCGGCGCTCGGTGGGCGCGGCCGTGTGGCGCGGCCAGCTGGTGGCGGCGGGCGGCTCGGACGGCGCGGCGTCGCTGCGGCGCACGGAGTGgctggcggcgggcgcgggcgcgtgGCGCGCCGGGCCCGCGCTGCGGCGGCCGCGCGCCGCTCTCGGGCTGGTGGCGCTGGACGACGTGCTGTACGCGGTGGGCGGCTTCGACGGCAAGGAGTTCCTGGCGTGCGTGGAGTGCCTGTACGAGCCGGACGGCGAGTGGACCACGCTgtgcgcgccgcccgcgccccaCGCGCCGCTGCCCGCCGCCGCCGAGCGCGAGGAGCAGTGa